The Acetivibrio saccincola genome window below encodes:
- a CDS encoding SEFIR domain-containing protein, translating into MEKTPKVFISYSWSSPEHEEKVLNLATRLMSHGVEVIIDKWDLKEGQDKYAFMEQAVTSNDIDRVLIISDKMYAEKANSRRGGVGDETIIISPEIYGSVNQDKFIPVVFEYDECRNPCLPAYIKSRIYINLSSEEDFENEYEKLLRNIHNKPMFKKPGVGRIPEWILDETTDYSLLKDIIKQLKGTQYDKKGKFMILIKRFIDSFCEVMNELRITEAKGDMSEEIVKKINEMKPLRDIYLDFLETLLYADADISNIIPQYFESIYNNVYTEENKSSYTEFEYDHFKFIIWEMFICTISVLLHYERYENIKGIVSNTYFLKSSLFSDEKPADFTKFRPYLRSLEEIIKPKSDNPRLFSLTAEMLMEREKLPVLSKKKLVEADVLLCQLGEIYTDNKWFPMTYVYNEDSGAMWRKLVSRKYCEKAMIMYGASSVEGLKKIAEKNDYKREVSYNNAFDSAPSIVSTISINEIATLP; encoded by the coding sequence TTGGAAAAAACGCCAAAAGTATTTATTTCTTACTCATGGTCATCACCAGAACATGAAGAGAAAGTTCTAAATTTAGCTACACGATTAATGAGCCATGGAGTTGAAGTTATCATAGATAAATGGGATTTAAAGGAGGGACAGGATAAATATGCTTTTATGGAGCAAGCTGTTACATCTAATGATATAGACAGGGTTTTAATAATATCGGACAAAATGTACGCGGAGAAAGCCAACTCTCGTAGGGGTGGAGTAGGAGATGAAACAATAATTATTTCACCTGAAATATATGGAAGTGTAAATCAGGACAAATTTATACCAGTTGTTTTTGAATACGATGAATGTAGAAATCCGTGCTTACCAGCATATATAAAATCTCGTATCTATATTAATTTATCTTCTGAAGAAGATTTCGAAAATGAATATGAAAAACTCTTGCGAAATATACATAATAAACCAATGTTTAAGAAGCCTGGTGTCGGGAGAATTCCTGAATGGATACTTGATGAAACAACTGATTATTCATTACTTAAGGATATTATTAAGCAATTAAAAGGAACTCAATATGATAAAAAAGGGAAATTCATGATATTGATTAAGCGATTTATTGATTCATTTTGTGAAGTAATGAATGAGCTGAGAATAACTGAAGCAAAAGGTGATATGTCAGAAGAAATCGTTAAGAAAATTAACGAAATGAAGCCTTTGAGAGATATTTATTTGGACTTCTTAGAAACACTTCTTTATGCAGATGCAGATATTTCGAATATAATTCCCCAATACTTTGAATCTATATACAACAATGTATATACAGAAGAGAATAAAAGCTCGTATACCGAATTTGAATATGATCATTTTAAATTTATAATTTGGGAAATGTTCATATGTACTATTTCAGTTTTACTACATTATGAAAGATATGAAAACATCAAAGGTATAGTCAGTAATACCTACTTCTTAAAGTCTAGCTTATTTAGCGATGAGAAACCTGCTGATTTTACAAAGTTTAGGCCATATTTACGATCCCTTGAAGAGATAATAAAACCAAAATCGGACAATCCAAGGTTATTCAGCCTTACGGCTGAGATGCTGATGGAACGAGAAAAATTACCTGTGTTATCTAAGAAAAAGTTAGTAGAAGCTGACGTGCTGCTATGCCAACTAGGAGAAATTTATACCGATAATAAGTGGTTTCCTATGACATATGTCTATAACGAAGATTCTGGTGCAATGTGGAGAAAGTTGGTTTCACGCAAATATTGTGAAAAAGCAATGATAATGTATGGTGCATCAAGTGTTGAAGGACTAAAGAAAATTGCTGAAAAAAATGACTATAAAAGAGAAGTGAGTTATAATAATGCATTTGATAGCGCACCTTCAATAGTTTCGACAATAAGTATTAATGAAATTGCAACTTTACCATAA
- a CDS encoding type I restriction-modification system subunit M, which produces MATVKLGFENNLWEMADKLRGNIEASEYKHVVLGLIFLKYISDAFEERYNELVAEGEGFEEDIDAYTEVNVFYVPKEARWDYIKANAKQPTIGQIIDEAMIAIEKENASLKGVLPKNYARPEIDKTKLGELIDLFSFKVGDKEARAQDVLGRVYEYFLGKFGSSEGEFYTPPSIVKLLVEMIEPYKGRVYDPCCGSGGMFVQSQRFVEEHSGRKDDIHIFGQEYTATTWRLCKMNLAIRGIDGNLGERDADTFSNDLHKMLKADYILANPPFNIKDWGANRLVDDVRWKYGMPPAGNANYAWIQHIISKLSPNGVAGFVMANGAMSTNTTSEAEIRKNIIEDKLVDCIITLPPNLFYNVTIPACLWFLTRNKKSDGRDRSNEILFIDARKMGTMIDRKHRELDYETEIKYIADTYHRWKKGEGYEDIKGFCKSATLDEVRSHEYILTPGRYVGIEEKADDGEPFDEKMTRLTGELAEMFAKRKSLEDEIRKRLGAIGYDF; this is translated from the coding sequence ATGGCAACAGTAAAATTAGGTTTTGAAAATAACCTATGGGAAATGGCAGATAAGTTGCGCGGCAACATTGAAGCATCGGAATATAAGCATGTGGTACTGGGACTCATTTTCCTTAAATACATCTCCGATGCTTTTGAAGAGAGATATAATGAGCTGGTTGCAGAAGGAGAAGGCTTTGAGGAAGATATAGATGCTTATACTGAGGTAAATGTTTTTTACGTACCAAAAGAGGCCCGCTGGGATTATATAAAAGCAAATGCAAAACAGCCAACAATTGGACAAATTATTGATGAAGCCATGATAGCCATTGAGAAGGAGAACGCCTCTCTTAAAGGAGTGCTTCCTAAAAACTATGCTCGCCCGGAGATAGACAAAACCAAGCTAGGTGAGCTTATAGACTTGTTTTCTTTCAAAGTTGGCGATAAAGAAGCAAGGGCACAGGATGTTCTCGGTAGGGTTTATGAATACTTCCTTGGGAAGTTTGGCTCTTCGGAAGGTGAATTCTATACTCCGCCCTCAATTGTAAAACTGCTTGTTGAAATGATAGAACCATATAAAGGCAGGGTGTATGACCCCTGTTGCGGATCCGGCGGCATGTTTGTGCAGAGCCAGAGATTTGTTGAAGAGCATAGCGGAAGAAAGGATGATATCCATATATTTGGGCAGGAGTATACCGCTACCACATGGCGTCTATGCAAGATGAACCTTGCTATTCGAGGAATTGACGGAAATCTCGGAGAAAGGGATGCAGATACATTTTCCAATGACCTTCATAAGATGCTGAAGGCGGATTATATACTTGCAAATCCCCCCTTTAACATCAAAGACTGGGGAGCTAACAGGCTTGTTGATGATGTCCGTTGGAAATATGGCATGCCACCGGCAGGGAACGCCAACTACGCCTGGATACAGCATATTATTTCCAAGCTCTCACCGAACGGGGTAGCAGGCTTTGTCATGGCCAACGGTGCAATGTCCACCAATACAACAAGTGAAGCCGAAATAAGAAAGAACATTATTGAAGACAAGCTGGTGGACTGTATCATCACTCTGCCACCAAATCTTTTTTATAATGTCACCATTCCTGCATGTCTGTGGTTCCTGACAAGAAATAAAAAATCCGATGGCCGGGATCGCAGCAACGAAATCCTTTTTATAGATGCCCGTAAGATGGGGACAATGATTGACCGCAAGCACAGGGAACTTGACTATGAAACCGAGATAAAATATATAGCCGACACCTACCATAGGTGGAAAAAAGGTGAAGGGTACGAGGATATCAAGGGATTTTGCAAATCTGCCACTCTGGATGAAGTTCGCTCCCATGAATATATTCTTACTCCCGGTAGGTATGTGGGGATTGAGGAAAAAGCTGATGACGGGGAGCCTTTCGATGAAAAGATGACCAGGCTGACCGGAGAACTTGCAGAGATGTTTGCAAAGCGTAAGTCTTTGGAAGACGAAATCCGCAAAAGACTGGGGGCAATCGGTTATGACTTTTAA
- a CDS encoding restriction endonuclease subunit S, giving the protein MNTSIDYFINLFTIRGITSREQLLNEMLRVKLTAKAMKSQKKSNQDEEQLFELMKQSTENTILGYFPGDRDFFSTVYKVAHNIDLIEFTLKLYQNDRFGQIFSPAYLTEYICSMAEEVNARTILITEAEKSLSGLKNFVDKHKSSNIVFTTSNALMFMLLKMGFEEYKNVSILNQSIYQELLIDTRFDFIYSLPDFGGKIESLNNKFKSSRPDIIATHNLLRHLSKNGTLVTVLPAKITFSSGSEAKLREHIMTNYQLEGIYSLPEGTFRPYTSIKTCMLRIGVAKKESVNVGYLGYDNGLYIDKVKVVGSKEFSNHEDWRIELILEDDDENIKKYKSSKLERVKLHEVAEVFRGKSILKKDVKPGKIKVLNISNITDSGIDYSDMDSIDEEERKIKRYELMDGDIVLSCRGTAIKTGVFRRKKNIVIASANVIVIRPNHRILSDYLKIFFESPVGTALIKSFQRGTTIVNINPTDIAEMEIPLLSMEEQKEIASHYNAEINLYRETISKAEERFAAEKEKIYKRLL; this is encoded by the coding sequence GTGAATACATCAATAGATTACTTTATTAATTTGTTTACCATTCGCGGTATAACCTCCAGAGAGCAATTATTAAACGAAATGCTGCGTGTTAAACTTACAGCGAAAGCAATGAAATCTCAGAAAAAATCCAATCAGGATGAAGAGCAGCTTTTTGAATTAATGAAGCAGTCTACAGAAAATACAATACTGGGATACTTTCCGGGAGACAGGGATTTTTTCTCTACTGTTTATAAAGTTGCTCATAATATAGATCTTATTGAGTTCACTCTTAAACTTTATCAAAATGACCGCTTTGGCCAGATATTCTCTCCTGCCTATTTGACGGAATATATTTGTAGCATGGCAGAGGAAGTAAATGCTCGGACGATTCTTATTACCGAAGCAGAGAAAAGCCTTTCAGGTCTTAAAAACTTTGTGGATAAACATAAGTCAAGCAACATAGTATTTACCACCTCAAATGCACTAATGTTTATGTTGCTTAAGATGGGATTTGAAGAATACAAGAATGTCAGCATACTTAATCAATCTATATACCAGGAACTTCTTATTGACACACGTTTTGACTTTATTTATTCCCTGCCTGATTTTGGTGGAAAAATTGAATCTTTAAACAACAAATTCAAGTCTTCAAGACCAGATATTATAGCAACACATAATTTACTTAGGCACTTATCGAAAAATGGTACACTCGTGACTGTGCTACCAGCAAAGATAACATTTTCAAGCGGTTCAGAAGCCAAGCTGCGCGAGCATATTATGACCAATTATCAATTGGAGGGCATTTACAGTCTTCCTGAAGGTACTTTCAGACCATATACCAGTATAAAGACCTGTATGCTCAGAATAGGTGTTGCGAAAAAAGAAAGTGTGAACGTAGGTTATTTAGGTTATGATAACGGCCTATATATCGATAAAGTGAAAGTGGTGGGGAGCAAAGAATTTTCCAATCATGAGGATTGGCGTATTGAACTCATACTTGAAGATGATGACGAGAATATCAAAAAGTATAAGTCATCAAAACTTGAAAGAGTAAAACTACATGAAGTTGCTGAGGTCTTCAGGGGAAAATCAATCTTAAAAAAAGATGTGAAGCCCGGGAAAATTAAGGTGCTGAACATTTCAAACATAACTGATAGCGGTATAGATTATTCAGATATGGACAGTATTGACGAAGAAGAACGGAAAATCAAACGCTATGAACTGATGGACGGGGATATAGTACTATCTTGCAGGGGGACAGCTATTAAAACAGGTGTATTTCGTAGGAAAAAGAATATCGTTATAGCATCAGCTAATGTTATTGTTATTAGACCAAATCATAGAATCCTCAGTGATTATCTTAAGATATTCTTTGAAAGTCCGGTGGGAACCGCGCTCATAAAAAGCTTTCAACGAGGAACAACTATTGTAAATATAAATCCTACGGACATTGCTGAAATGGAAATACCTTTACTGAGTATGGAAGAACAGAAAGAGATAGCATCGCATTATAATGCTGAAATAAATCTTTATCGGGAGACAATCAGCAAAGCCGAAGAACGTTTTGCTGCGGAGAAAGAAAAAATCTATAAAAGGTTGTTATAA
- the istA gene encoding IS21 family transposase, producing MIKMAQLEDIRKMYFIEDLSIREISRRTGMHRDTISKYISMKEPKPPKYKLTKERKHPVLDPYIPIIKQIIEEDKTRHRKQRHTGTKIFEILKKEGFTGGYNTVTDYLRKEYRKQKEAFLPLEFELGTYAEVDWTEAYFYLKGKETKAHIFVMKLRGSGGFYVRAYPFEKQEAFFDGHIKCFEFMNGVPYKIAYDNLKTAVKKILGGSNREEQEQFISLRTHYLYESTFCRPAKGSDKGGVENAGREVVRRFFVPYPEVDSFEELNEYLHKECVKLLEKNPKWEAERAALRPLPKIRFDGARYKEAKVNRYSMVQFETNRYSVPTIYVGEKVTVKATADEVKIQYKGTIIASHPRIYGRNQEQIILDHYLELLLQKSRALDNTKVYKPQTLAPIYEQYRRSLNARSPKGNREFVRILMLHRDYPPALVTEAVEIAMAYNVYSYDGVLNILGQLMVSNIPEINPVSKDKLQNIPEVVVISPDLSKYRVLMPGGGQ from the coding sequence ATGATTAAGATGGCACAATTAGAGGATATCAGAAAAATGTACTTTATAGAAGACCTAAGTATAAGAGAAATAAGTAGAAGAACTGGAATGCATAGGGATACAATCTCGAAATATATCTCTATGAAAGAACCAAAACCACCAAAATATAAGTTAACAAAAGAACGTAAGCATCCTGTATTAGACCCATACATCCCAATAATTAAACAAATAATAGAAGAGGATAAAACCAGACATCGCAAGCAACGTCACACAGGAACAAAAATATTTGAGATACTAAAAAAGGAAGGCTTTACAGGTGGATACAATACTGTAACGGACTATCTAAGGAAGGAATATAGAAAACAAAAAGAAGCTTTTCTACCACTGGAATTCGAATTGGGAACTTATGCAGAAGTAGACTGGACAGAAGCATATTTTTATCTTAAAGGCAAAGAGACTAAGGCACATATTTTTGTAATGAAACTGAGAGGTTCAGGCGGTTTTTATGTAAGAGCGTATCCTTTTGAAAAACAAGAAGCTTTCTTTGATGGACATATCAAATGTTTTGAGTTTATGAACGGGGTGCCATACAAAATAGCATATGATAATTTGAAGACAGCAGTAAAGAAAATACTTGGAGGCAGTAACAGAGAAGAGCAGGAACAATTCATCTCCTTACGTACCCATTACCTTTATGAATCCACTTTTTGCCGACCGGCAAAAGGTAGTGATAAAGGTGGCGTAGAAAATGCAGGTAGAGAGGTTGTCCGAAGGTTTTTCGTTCCCTACCCTGAGGTTGATTCTTTTGAGGAATTGAATGAATATCTGCATAAAGAATGTGTTAAACTTTTGGAAAAGAATCCAAAATGGGAAGCTGAACGGGCTGCATTGAGGCCATTGCCAAAGATAAGGTTTGATGGTGCAAGATATAAAGAGGCAAAGGTAAATCGCTATTCGATGGTGCAGTTTGAAACAAACCGGTACTCTGTTCCCACGATATATGTAGGAGAGAAAGTTACTGTTAAAGCAACAGCGGATGAAGTAAAAATACAATACAAAGGAACAATAATAGCGAGCCATCCCAGGATATATGGCCGGAATCAGGAGCAAATAATACTGGATCACTATTTGGAACTTCTGCTGCAAAAATCCCGTGCATTAGACAACACAAAAGTATATAAGCCCCAAACTCTGGCACCTATTTATGAACAGTACCGCCGGAGCTTAAATGCCAGAAGTCCAAAAGGTAACCGAGAATTTGTAAGAATACTTATGCTGCACAGGGATTATCCCCCTGCATTAGTGACTGAAGCCGTTGAAATTGCTATGGCATACAATGTATACAGCTATGACGGCGTATTGAACATATTAGGGCAGCTAATGGTTTCAAATATACCTGAGATAAATCCAGTCAGTAAAGACAAGCTTCAGAATATCCCCGAGGTAGTTGTAATATCCCCTGACCTTAGTAAATATAGAGTTCTCATGCCAGGAGGTGGACAATAA
- a CDS encoding virulence RhuM family protein — MTFNDNTEFLMYQTEDGKTKIEVRMEDETVWLSLNQMAELFQRDKSVISRHIKNIFSEGELDEKSVVANFATTAADGKTYNVDYYNLDVIISVGYRVKSHRGTQFRIWATQRLKEYIIKGFTMNDDLLKRAGGGNYFEELLERIRDIRSSEKVFYRKILDIYATSIDYSPDAAISQQFFQTVQNKMHWAAHGHTAAEIVYQRADGNKPFMGMTNFTGSKPTKSEALIAKNYLTEDELAILNRIVNAYIEFAELQAMRRKPMYMADWVKKLDEFLKMSDNEILTHAGRISHQQATQKAIEEYEKYKERTKNELSAVERHFLESIDKTAKMLTGKKKSSGGDEV, encoded by the coding sequence ATGACTTTTAACGATAATACTGAATTTTTAATGTACCAGACTGAAGATGGGAAAACGAAAATTGAAGTAAGAATGGAGGACGAAACAGTTTGGCTTTCATTGAATCAGATGGCGGAGCTGTTTCAGCGAGATAAGTCTGTAATTTCGCGTCACATCAAGAATATTTTTTCTGAAGGTGAGTTGGACGAAAAATCAGTTGTTGCAAATTTTGCAACAACTGCTGCAGACGGAAAAACCTATAATGTGGACTATTATAACCTGGATGTCATAATCTCCGTAGGTTACCGTGTCAAGTCCCACAGAGGTACGCAGTTCAGAATTTGGGCTACCCAAAGATTAAAGGAATACATAATAAAAGGTTTTACGATGAATGATGATCTGCTCAAAAGAGCAGGGGGCGGTAATTATTTTGAGGAATTATTGGAGCGTATCCGGGATATCCGCTCCAGTGAGAAAGTATTTTATCGGAAGATTTTGGACATCTATGCAACCAGCATTGACTATTCACCCGATGCGGCAATTTCACAGCAGTTTTTTCAAACGGTTCAGAATAAAATGCACTGGGCAGCTCATGGGCATACAGCGGCTGAAATAGTGTATCAGAGAGCAGATGGCAATAAGCCTTTTATGGGAATGACCAATTTTACAGGTTCAAAGCCAACAAAATCTGAAGCACTGATTGCAAAAAACTACCTTACGGAAGATGAGCTGGCGATACTTAACCGCATTGTTAATGCTTATATCGAATTTGCCGAGCTTCAGGCAATGCGCAGAAAACCCATGTACATGGCAGACTGGGTAAAAAAACTGGACGAGTTTCTTAAGATGAGCGACAATGAGATTCTAACTCATGCAGGAAGGATCAGTCATCAGCAAGCTACTCAAAAGGCAATAGAAGAGTATGAAAAATATAAGGAACGGACCAAAAACGAGCTTTCAGCGGTGGAAAGGCACTTCTTGGAGAGCATAGATAAGACTGCGAAGATGCTGACAGGGAAGAAAAAGAGCAGCGGGGGTGATGAGGTGTGA
- the istB gene encoding IS21-like element ISCth9 family helper ATPase IstB produces the protein MPVNKMLIEAYLKKLKMPQAAKTYESLAREAADNNLDYEEYLLCVLEQEVHQRENNRIQRGIRQANFPVIKTLESFDFLAIPSLNKPKVLKLMQGEYIRRRENVLLVGNSGVGKTHIAIALGYEACRQGMKVKFYTAAGLINELLAAQQEYRLNKLEKQWMTPHLVILDELGYVPFSKVGAELLFQFCSSRYERGSLIITTNLEFPKWTEVLGDEQMTAALLDRLTHNAHILNINGESYRFKQALSRQADVG, from the coding sequence ATGCCGGTCAACAAAATGCTAATCGAAGCTTATTTAAAAAAGCTGAAAATGCCCCAGGCTGCAAAAACCTATGAATCCCTGGCAAGAGAAGCAGCGGACAATAATTTGGATTATGAAGAGTACCTGCTGTGTGTATTGGAGCAGGAAGTGCACCAGCGGGAAAACAATCGGATCCAGAGAGGAATACGACAAGCAAACTTTCCAGTAATAAAAACACTTGAAAGCTTTGACTTTCTTGCTATACCATCCCTAAATAAACCAAAGGTACTGAAACTTATGCAGGGAGAATATATCCGAAGAAGAGAAAATGTCCTGTTGGTAGGTAACTCTGGGGTTGGTAAAACCCATATTGCGATTGCTCTTGGTTATGAGGCATGCCGACAGGGCATGAAGGTAAAGTTCTACACAGCAGCTGGTTTAATTAATGAACTGCTCGCTGCTCAGCAGGAATATCGTCTCAATAAGCTTGAAAAACAATGGATGACACCGCATTTAGTGATTCTTGATGAATTAGGCTATGTACCTTTCAGCAAAGTTGGGGCAGAATTGCTCTTTCAGTTTTGTTCTTCCCGATATGAGAGAGGCAGCCTGATTATAACTACAAACTTAGAATTTCCAAAATGGACGGAGGTGTTAGGTGATGAACAAATGACAGCCGCCTTGCTTGACCGTTTGACTCATAATGCACACATACTGAACATTAATGGGGAAAGTTACAGGTTTAAGCAGGCTCTTTCGAGACAGGCAGATGTTGGATAA
- a CDS encoding methyltransferase domain-containing protein yields MDKIKMMSKIKEIHLENKNIIKYLKEIDGRTNNSIEDIMISYDFQAGSYTKAYKKDPKQKENFCSCLANIINNLEDCNSILEVGVGEGTTLGPLFKKVEKELSKWYGFDISWSRIKYANKFLKETGINNVCLFTGDLFSTPLKDNSIDIVYTAHSIEPNGGKEKEALEELYRITNKYLILLEPSYEFACEEGRRRMEYHGYVKNLYSTAKENGYDIIEHRLFDVSANPLNPTGLIIIRKKPEKKSKRPLCCPVTRTDLIKKDNVFFSEESFLVYPIIEEIPCLLPQNAIIATKFLDL; encoded by the coding sequence ATGGATAAAATAAAGATGATGAGTAAGATTAAGGAGATACATTTAGAAAATAAAAATATTATAAAATACTTAAAAGAAATTGATGGTAGAACAAATAATTCTATTGAAGACATTATGATTAGTTACGATTTTCAGGCAGGTAGTTATACAAAGGCTTATAAAAAAGATCCAAAACAAAAGGAAAATTTTTGTTCTTGTCTTGCTAATATAATTAACAATTTAGAAGACTGTAATTCTATTTTAGAAGTAGGTGTGGGTGAGGGAACTACTTTAGGACCTTTATTTAAAAAGGTAGAAAAAGAACTAAGTAAATGGTATGGATTTGATATATCTTGGTCTAGAATTAAATATGCTAATAAATTTTTAAAAGAAACTGGTATAAATAATGTATGTCTATTCACAGGTGATTTGTTTTCGACGCCATTAAAAGATAATTCAATAGATATAGTCTATACTGCTCATTCAATTGAACCTAATGGGGGTAAAGAAAAAGAAGCACTTGAGGAGTTGTATCGTATCACAAATAAGTATTTAATTTTATTAGAACCCTCTTATGAATTTGCATGCGAAGAAGGAAGAAGAAGGATGGAGTATCATGGATATGTTAAAAACTTATATTCAACAGCAAAAGAAAACGGGTATGATATTATTGAGCATAGATTATTTGATGTATCTGCAAATCCATTAAACCCCACAGGTTTAATTATTATACGAAAAAAACCTGAAAAGAAAAGCAAAAGGCCTTTATGCTGTCCTGTTACTAGAACAGATCTTATCAAAAAGGATAATGTGTTTTTTTCAGAGGAGAGTTTTCTTGTTTATCCTATAATTGAGGAAATACCTTGCTTATTGCCTCAAAATGCTATTATTGCAACAAAATTTTTAGATTTGTAA
- a CDS encoding IS91 family transposase has protein sequence MITEEEKKDKNIFKQIIEENWEDFKKKYPSYNKPYYEEVIKKTLLCGSEQGGYTEYRCMECGQGMRRIPFTCKSCFCLSCSKVYTDEVVSQVSKMLRSGMKYRHVVLTIPEQLREVFYKYRHNGKILSELMRTGYRCVEEVVGTAVKRKVKIGMIMVLQTHGRSGHYNPHLHILLTSGGIKEERKEWKELWYLPFEIIHTKWQYHLLNMIREQVPTKEMNKMVDNLYKLYTKGFVANVSKGEAPEKAKGLAKYLAKYMASPPISVRRIIRYDGETVTYWYNDHETKARKEESLDVLTFIGRMVQHILPKGFQRIRYYGLQATKTYEKWSQVIKEGLKNFCKAVQGVYEVIESRNYRQRYKESSRKDPLKCPFCGSEMKVWKIWHPIYGVIYDEEKNIRQGKYEKYSKPRDRGGCTLRGCTRILQISMFSLSL, from the coding sequence GTGATAACAGAAGAAGAAAAGAAAGACAAGAATATATTTAAGCAGATAATAGAAGAGAACTGGGAAGACTTCAAAAAGAAGTACCCATCGTATAACAAACCGTATTATGAAGAAGTTATAAAAAAGACATTGCTATGTGGGTCAGAGCAGGGAGGATATACGGAGTATAGATGTATGGAATGCGGACAGGGGATGAGGCGTATACCATTTACCTGTAAAAGTTGTTTTTGTCTTTCGTGTTCAAAAGTTTATACAGATGAAGTAGTAAGCCAAGTTAGTAAGATGCTAAGGTCTGGAATGAAGTACCGACATGTGGTGCTGACAATTCCAGAGCAATTAAGAGAAGTATTTTATAAGTATAGACATAACGGGAAAATATTGTCTGAATTAATGCGTACAGGCTACAGATGTGTGGAAGAAGTAGTAGGAACAGCAGTAAAAAGGAAAGTGAAAATAGGCATGATAATGGTGCTGCAAACCCATGGAAGATCAGGACACTATAATCCCCACTTGCATATACTTTTGACAAGTGGAGGAATAAAAGAAGAGAGGAAAGAGTGGAAGGAATTGTGGTACCTGCCTTTTGAGATTATCCATACGAAATGGCAGTATCATTTATTGAACATGATAAGAGAACAAGTACCCACCAAAGAGATGAATAAAATGGTAGACAATTTGTATAAGTTATATACAAAGGGATTTGTTGCAAATGTAAGTAAGGGGGAAGCACCTGAGAAAGCAAAAGGTCTTGCAAAATATTTGGCAAAGTACATGGCATCACCACCAATCAGTGTAAGGAGAATCATCAGATATGACGGTGAAACAGTAACATATTGGTATAATGATCATGAAACAAAAGCTAGAAAAGAAGAGAGTTTGGATGTGTTGACCTTTATAGGTCGGATGGTACAGCATATACTTCCGAAGGGATTTCAACGTATAAGATATTATGGTTTGCAGGCAACAAAAACATATGAAAAATGGAGTCAAGTGATAAAAGAAGGTCTTAAGAACTTTTGTAAAGCAGTACAAGGAGTTTATGAAGTAATTGAATCTAGGAATTATAGACAAAGATATAAAGAAAGTAGTAGGAAGGACCCGTTAAAGTGTCCTTTTTGCGGGAGTGAAATGAAAGTATGGAAAATATGGCATCCGATATATGGAGTAATATATGACGAAGAGAAAAATATCAGACAGGGAAAGTATGAAAAATATTCTAAACCAAGAGATAGAGGAGGATGTACCCTTCGGGGGTGTACCAGAATATTACAAATATCGATGTTCTCATTGTCACTTTGA